CAAATGGGCCATGTTGGTAATAGCAGAGCGAATCAATTGAAAGTGGGTGAGTCTTCTCTCCTCGGTCAGTTGGTCTTGGTTATTTTGCAATAAGCCTGTGGACAGCAAAATGCTATTGAGCGGGCTGCGGAAATCATGGGAGAGGATTGAGACAAATTCCGACTTCAACTGGTTAAGTTCTTTCGCTTTCGTCAGCTCAGCGGTGCGTTCTTGCACTTGCATTGCTAGAGCTTCGTTGACTTTACGTAGAGCTTCTGAAACTTGTTTACGCTCAATCGCATAGTAGAGCGATCGCGCCAACAACTCGGCATTCACCTGGCGCTTAACTAAATAATCTTCGGCTCCCTGGCGCACTGCCGCGATCGCCAAGTCATCATCGTTGGTGTTGGTGAGGACCACGATCGGTAAATTAGGTGCTTGATCCAGCAAAGGTGGCAAAGACGCTAAGCCCTGGCTATCTGGCAAGGTCAGATCCAACAAAATGGCATCAAAGCTGTTTTGCTGGAGATGGACTAGCGCCTCCGCCAACCGCTTGACGTGCAGTAAGCTAAATTGCTTGAACTTAGGCACCCGCAAGATCTCCTGCAACAGTCTGGCTTCTGCGAGATTGTCTTCAATTAACAAGACCTTGATGGCGCTTGCAGGCATAATCATGAATTGCGATCCGCTCCTTTCCCCACTTCATCCCGGCGGCAATGTGACAGTGCCCAGCCAGAACTCTTCGATTCCCTTCACGATCTGAAATAGCTGGCTGAGGTTGCGGGATTTAGTGATGTAGCAATTCACATGCAAGTCATAGCTTTGAGAAATATCCTCCTCGTTTCTAGAAGTGGTGAGAACGACAACTGGAATTCGTTTCAGATTGGGATCAGCTTTAATTTCAGCTAAAACTTCCCGCCCATCTTTTCGAGGAAGGTTCAAGTCCAGCAGAATCAGGTCAGGGCGAGGTGCATCCACATACTCGCCCTCCTGCCGCAGAAAGGCCATTGCATCCATGCCGTTGCGAACTGCTACGACTTGATGTGGGACATTGCTGTTCTTGAGTGCTTCTTCGATCAGGCGAATGTCAGCTCTGTTGTCCTCGACCAAAAAGATGGTTTTGTACCTTTCGTCCACTTCTACGCTCACGATCGCGTCCCCCTACTGGAATCGTAAAGTAGAATGTTGCTCCCTGCCCTAGTTGGGATTCCACCCAAATTCGGCCACGATGGCACTCCACAATTTTCTTGCAAATCGCCAAACCCATGCCTGTGCCCGCATATTCATCTCGCGTATGGAGACGTTGGAAGATGACAAAAATGCGATCGCTAAATCTCGGATCAAACCCAATGCCATTGTCCTTGACCGAGAATAACCAGGCATCTTCTAGCCGCTGCGCCCCAATATGAATTTCTGGGGGTTGCTCACTACGGAACTTGATAGCATTGCCGACCAAATTCTGGAAGAGCTGCATCAGTTGAGTGCTGTCTGCCATCACGGTAGGTAATGGGTCTTGAGTAATCACTGCGTTACTGGCAGCGATGCGACCCCGGACATTTGCCAGGGCGCGATCGAGAGCCGTTTCTACCTCAGTCAGTTCAAACTCAACCCCTTGGATATCGACCTTAGAGTAAGCCAGCACATCGTCAATCAAGGTCTGCATCAAGCTCACGCCTTCGACGGCAAAGCCAATGAACTCTTTAGCGCTTTCGTCTAACTTGTCGTTGTAACGTAGCTCTAGCAGTTGCATGTAGTTAGCGACTTGATTCAGCGGCTCCTGCAAGTCGTGGGAGGCGACATACGCAAACTTTTTCAGCTCGGCGTTGGAGCGTTCTAGGTCTTGGGCCAGTTGGGCCAACTCATCAGCCTGTCGCAACACAATATTGATAATGGCTTTTCTCAGTTCCAGCGCCGCCTTCACTTCTACAGGGTGCCAAGGCAGGGAGGTCAAGCGCACCGTTTCTTTCCACAGATCGAAGGACTTGCGGGGAGACAGATGCACTGTACTTTCCGTCTGCGTTGCAGCAAAGGGCTGGTTTGGATCGCCGCCCCAATTAACGGTTTGAATCACCTCTGGACGGAACCACAGGACGTAGTTTCGTTGAGAAATGGGGATGGCGAGAAGGCCGCTGGCTACGTTCTTGAACCGCTCCGCATCTGGGTAAAGCTCAGAAAGAGAATTGGTATAGAAAACTTCCTCTTGAACTTGCTGCCTCAGCCATTGCAACAAGAAGTTGAGATCCTCTTCCTTGGGAGTTTCCCCGATCAGGGTGCAATTGTTGCCAAAGCAAACTGCTGCTCCTTGCGCCCCTGCCAAGTCCAATAGATTGGGGTTGTGCTTCACCAATCCATCCACAAAGTTTTCTTCTTGGGACATGGAGTCAACTAACGCTGACTGCACATAAGTCAGCTTCATGCAGTAGTCGTGATCGGCAGTTTCTTCTCGCGCTGAAATTTCGGCAAAGATTAACCGTCCCAAAAATTCACAGGCTTTCCGTAGTTCATAGGAAACATACTTGGGAGATTGGTGATGGCAAGCAATCAGACCCCAAAGTTTCTGATCTTTCATTAACGAAATCGTCAAAGATGCCCCCACACTCATGTTGTGGAGATACTCGATGTGGCAGGGAGAGGCACTTCTGAGGATCGAAAAAGTGAGATCGAGCGATCGCTGCGTCTCTGGATTTTGCGCGGGAACTAGGGCGATCGCCTCCGCATGAGTATCCGGAATCAGCCGAATCCAATTGGAGGCAAATAACTTGCGAGCAGCCTTAGGAATATCAGATTCGGGGTAGTGCAGACCTAAATAAGGCTCTAGATGATCCAGCTTTTCTTCGGCTAGAACCACACCATGTCCGTCGTGGTCAAACTTGTAGAGCATGACTCGATCAAACCCAGTGACTTGCCGCACTTCCTGGACGATGGTTTGGCAGAAGTCTTGGAGGCTGGAGTTCGCTTCTAGCTGGTTAATCGAGGCTCTAGCCAAATGATAGAAGCTGAGGAAGGGAATGCTTTCTTGAGAAAGGGCAGGCTCTAATTCCAGAATCAAAAAGCCATCAGCGCTGCGGTGGAAAATCCCATCAAAAACAAAATAATCATCCCCTTTTTGCCGATTTTTCGTCCAAATCTTAATCGGATTAATTAGCTCTAAGCTGCTATCTGCTAGCCCTGCTCTAATCCGTTCTACCTGAAATGGATCAATTAGTTCATCTAAGGTTTTTTGTAGAACATTTTCAGGAGTAATCCCAAATACAGCCAGTGTATTGTTAGTGACTTGGGCAATCTTTAAGTCTGGTTCCGATAAAACTAGCAGAACTCCATGCGGCTGAATTTGATTATGAAACTGAATTGGCGCTTGCTCCAAATAAGCGAGATGAAGCTCTTGTGCTTGTAAAGGGCCTACCATAGATAATTTTCTTCCAGCCTCTGGAAGCCACAAAGTTAAGGTGTGAGTCTAGTCTCGAATGCTTGACTGTGAACACATGATGAATAAGGGTTTTCGTGTGCCTTAAATGATCAGTTGGGTAGAGAACCAGTTAGCCAAAAAATTCTGATGTCTCAATCCTTTAATGCAATCCTTCACTCCTGCCATTGAAGCTACAAGAATAAGGTTGCAGCTCTAACTTAAATTGATGATGCGATCGCGTGGCGCTTTTTCCCTCTAATCTAGGCGCGTTCAAAAGTCTAGCACGATGATCAAACTGGCATTCTGGAGGAAATGTTAAAAAGTAAATACTCAGCTAATATTGCTAATACTTAATATTTAATTGGTAACTCTTTGAAATAATTTGAGATTTATATCTGTAAATCGATATTTTTAGGAATATTACTCTACTCAAATATGACAGTGCGATTGCTGTAAACCAGTACCCGATTTTTGAGATGTAAGCGTACCGCTCTCGCTAAAACTACACGCTCCAAGTCTTTGCCCTTGCGAATTAAGTCATTGACCTCATCACGATGGCTGACACGCACAACATCCTGCTCAATAATTGGCCCTGCATCTAAGTCTTCAGTCACGTAGTGAGACGTAGCGCCAATGATTTTGACCCCACGCTTATAAGCTCGTTGATAGGGATTTGCTCCCGCAAAAGCAGGCAAGAAAGAGTGATGAATATTAATTATTTGAGGAAAATTAGCAATAAAGTCAGCACTCAAAACTTGCATGTATTTAGCCAGTACCACTAAATCAATTTGGTACTGCTGAAGTAAAGCGAGCTGCTTGGCTTCTTGCTCAGCCTTATTCTCTTTATCGATCGGAATATGGTGATAATCAATGCCAAATTGCTCAGCGATCGCGCCCAAATCTGGATGATTGCTAATAATCAACGGAACTTCGGCAGCAAACTCTTGAGCTCGTTGTCGCCAAATTAAATCAAATAAACAATGGTCTTGGCGGCTGACCCAAATAGCAATCCGAGGCACCGCATCCGAGAAGTGTAAGCGCCAATTGGCTTGCAAAGGTTGAGCGATCGCATTAAACGCAGGCCCAATCAGATCACGGGGTAAATTAAACCCTTCTAGCTGCCACTCAATCCGCGTCAGAAATAACCCCGCCTCAAAATCGGTGTGCTGATCCGCATGAATAATATTGCCGCCATTGGCATAAATAAAATTGGCAATTTTTGCGACAAGTCCCCTCTGGTCAGGACAGGAGACTAAAAGCGTTGCGGTAGGGCTAGTCATATCAAACTTGGACTGAATGGGTTAAACGCATAACGAAAAAGGGGTAAACCAAAGCTCACCCCTTCATCATCACCGAAGCAGAATGCTCAACGGTTTATTCTGCTGGAGGAGCAGGAGCAGACGAAGTACCAGTGTCAGGGCTAGGTGACGAGTTGGAATTTGGACTGGCACTGTCCGCCGGAGGAGGGGATTCAGAGCTAGGGCTAGCCTCTTCTGAAGCAGGTTCAAGCCTGGGAGCCGTATTTTCCGTGGAGGGAGAAGGAGATGGGGCGGGAGCTTCAGGTGTTGCTTTCCACTCCGACAGGGGACGACTTACAGCATTGTTAAAATCTGGAGACACCAACAAAACCGATAACTCTGGTGTCCCTGAAGTCGCCGGATCAGCTTGAGCGTACCAAAAGCTCTGATTAAAATCAGGCTTACCCAAGATGAAACGATGAGTTTTTTGATCATTCAATTTCACCTCAATTGTCGCCGTCGGTTGGTCTAAACCAAAATCCGCTTTCTGAGTGAGAGGCGCTTTAATCGTGCGATCGCTCCGTCCCGTTGCCAGCAAACTCAGCAAGAAAGCCACCGAAGCATCATTCGCCGGACCCGTCTCCGGAGCCTTCAACAACCATTGAGACTGAGGCTGTTTAGAGTCAGACTGCTTCCCAGTTGGTTTCTCAGTAGCTTTGTCTGTTGCCTGCTCAGCTTGTTTTCCTGGGGATGCAGAAGCTCCAGACTTGGCCGTGGCAGGAGCTTTGACAAACTCCAGTGTTTGCCCTGCTGTTTTCAGCGTCAAAGCCTGAACTTGCGACTCCTCAAAAGCAAAAATTTGCTGACCCGACGCTTGCGCTTGTTGCTCTTGGCTCCTGCCACCCCCACGAATCTCATAGAAATAAACAAAGCCCCCCAAACCACAAGCTAGTAAGAGCAAAATCAAAGTTTTTGACTTCAGCTTCATATCCCCATTTTGGATTTTAGATTTTAGATTTTAGATTTTGAATTGAAGGTCAAGCCTTCCTACCAAGGTTCCACAGTGCCTTCAACCCACTTTTGGAGGGAGTCTGAGGGACGCAACCGTCCCTCAGCGGGGGTTTGGGGGCGAGTGCCCCCAAGGTTCGGGCTTTAACGTCGTTGCCACCACATCACCCCAGCAGTCCCAAATCCCAGCAAAGGCAAAATCGCCAGCGACAACCAACCCACCAAATTAGCCTGCTGCGCCGTCATCGTAATCCGACGATTCTTGTCCTCCTTCGGACGAATCGATAAAACCTGGTCATCCCGCTTGCTGAGCCAGCTTACCGAATTAAGGAAGACATCGCCATTCAGTTGCTGACCAAACAAACCATCCGTAGCAAACCTAGAATTACCTACCACAACCAACCTGGCTTCAGATGGCGTTTTACCAGCCTCAGAAGTGGTTGGAGAAGGACTAGGGCTAGGGTTAGGACTAGCAGAAGGAGAAGCCGATGGACTAGCAACTGGGCTAGGTGAGGGAGAAGGCTGAGTAGAGTTCGTAACCTGAGCCGTCTTGCTTAGCGCGACACCCAACATCAAAGGCCCTTGGCGATCGCTCCCCGGATTAAACTCCAAATTTTGAGTTTTAGGATCACTCTCTGCCCAACTCTCAGGACTCGTCACCAACAAAGGAGTTTCCTGCACCCCAGGAATTGGAGTTGTTTGAATGGGTCTTGCGATCGGATAAATTGAATAGCGATTGCCAAAATCTTTAGTGATGGGGTGATCGCCATACTGATTTACCACAGGAGCCGCTGGGCCAAACTCAACCGTTTGCTGAGCCGACGCATTGATCGCAAGTCGGTTGTCTAGCGTCACGCCCCAATTTTTCAGCAAGGTGTCTAGCTTTGGATCTACATTGGGGTCAATCATCAGCAAGACACTACCCCCCTGTTGCAAGTAAGCATTCAGCTCTCTGACTTCTTTGTCAAACAAAGCTTGCTTAGGGCCAGCCACGACCACCGCTGCCGCATCCTCAGGCACAGTCAGTTCTTCCACCAAGTTCAGGGGTTCACTGACAAAGTTTTTCTCCTGCAACAAAGCTTTGGCTTGAGTTAAACCTCCTTGGCCCCCATCTAAGGGATACTCTCCATGCCCTTGCAGGAAGTAAATTTTAGCTTGGCGATCGCTCGTGATCTGCTCAATCGCATTCGTTAGCCGCCCTTCCACCAACCGCTCGCTCTTGAGGTTTTGCAGAAACTGACGTTTTTGGCCTGCCTCAAGATAAACATCGCCCACATCCTGAATGCCAAAAGATTGCGCCAATCCTGGTTGAGCTTGCGGATCAACTAGCTCAAAACTAAACTGTCTCGACTGACGTTTGTATTGGTCTAACAAAGCTTGAGTCGGGCCAGAGTTTGGATTCGGACTGTTCGGGTCCATAAATACCCAAACTTTCACAGGTTGGGGCAAGCGTCTCAAGATCGCCTGTGATTGGGGAGCGAGGGTATAAAGTTGGTTTTCAGTCAGATCAATCTGGTTGGCATAGCGGACTCCTAGGAAATTAATCAAACCGAGGATAACCACAACTGCCAAAGTTGAGAGGAGGGCATTGGTACTGGCTTGAGTCGAGCGTCGGCCCCAAAACCCAGAACCTGGTTGGCTTTGTAGCACTAGCCATACCCCAATCAACACGATGCCCGCAACCGTCAGACCGACAGGCACGGCACCCCAATTTCCAGACACAGCTCCGGCTGATAAGCCTATAACTACCAGTACTGGCCCAGCCCAGAAGAGCCATTGCCAAGATTGCTTGAACGATTTCCAGGTGGTAGGAATTTGTTTCATCGAATTCTACTCAACCCTTAACAGGGATAGTACTTGCAAGTGGCCTTAGCCAGTGCCCTACTCAACCGAGATGCAGGTGCAATAGCTGGATTAAGAGCGCTGAAATCTTAACGCTTCAATAGACTGGGCGGTCAAAAAGAGTCCCAAAATAATGTAGCTGACAAATAAAATTAAGCCGCTAGTGTTGACGACGCCGCGAACTAAATCGCCGTAGTGCTTCAGCAACGATAAATGACCGATCGCCTCACCAACAGGGCCACCGATGGCAGTGGCGATCGCTTGGATCGACCAGAGAAACAAAACGAGCGCAAATGTCAGAATGGCAGCCAAAATACTACTTTCAGTCAACGAAGAGAGAAACATCCCTAAAGACAACACTGCCGCTGCCATCAGAATTAAGCCGCCGTACCCCGTCAACAATAGGGTCGGGTTTACGGGAGGATTGGCGGCACTCAAAGTGATCGTTTCGTAAACTAGCAAGGGCAGCACTAAGGTAATGAAAAAAGTCAGAACCCCCAGCAGCTTGCCTAGAGAAACCACCCAATTTGTGACGGGAGAGGTAGCTAGAAGCTCCAACGTGCCCCGCTTACGCTCCTCAGCGTAAAGCCCCATCGACAAAATCGGCAAAATGAACAGAGACAAAACTCCCATCAAGCCCAAAAAAGCTTGAATCAAGGCATAAGCCGCATCAAAGGGTTGCCCAATTTGATCCGCAGCAGCGGCAGTTTGCAGAGTGTCTTGCAAGGCAATCACAAAGAAGAAGCCAGATAAGAGCCAAAAGATGCCCGCGATCGCATAAGCCAACGGAGAGGCAAAGTACCCCTGCAACTCTTTGCGATAAATCGCCACAATATTGCTAAGAATGACCCGCATTACGCTTCTTCCTCCGATTCTGCTGGCTCAGACACGACAGCACTGGATACTACAGGTGTGTCCTCAATGACTGGCTCTGCCTCTGTCTGAGATTCAAACTCTGATTCTGCACTGGGTTCCAGCGCTTTGTCTTCGGTCATTGTTAGCTGCAAGAACACATCCTCCAGGCTGGCCTTAGTCCGTCGCATTTCATAGAGACCTAAACCTGCCCCTACGATGACAGCAGCAATATCGCCACCCGGATCGCTATCGGCTTCAGCGACCACTCGTACCCGACAGCGCTGAGGTGTGGATGCTTGGTCTGCTCCTTCTTCGACTTGGATCGGTTCCACCAAGCGCACACCAGAAATCGGTTGCACCAGTTGTTGCAAGGTGTCTACATTCCCATCCACCTCTAGCTCATACCCAGATCCAGCATTGAGTTGCGCCATCAAGTTTTCTGGGCTGTTTGTTGCTACCACTCGCCCTCGATTAATAATGGCGACGCGATTACAGGTCATGCTGACCTCAGGTAAGATATGCGTGGAAAGAATTACTGTATGAGTCCCTGCTAAGTTCTTGATTAAATTACGCACTTCAATAATTTGGCGAGGGTCTAAGCCTACTGTTGGCTCATCCAAAATAATCGCCGGAGGGTCATGAACGATCGCCTGGGCAATGCCAACTCGCTGACGAAAGCCTTTAGACAGCTTGCGAATTAAGGTTTTGCGTTTCTCAACTAGGCTGCAACGCTCCATTGCTGATTGGACTTGCCGAGAGCGATCGCCCGCACTAACTCCCTTAATCCGAGCTACAAAATAGAGGAACCCCTCTACCGTCATTTCTGGATACAGCGGGGGAGTTTCGGGAAGATAGCCAATGCGTTGCCTCACCGCCATCGAATCTTCATGGACATCGTAGCCCGCGACTCGCGCACTTCCACTCGTTGCAGGTAGGTAGCCAGTCAGAATCCGCATGGTGGTGGTTTTTCCAGCCCCGTTTGGACCCAGAAAACCCAAGATTTCCCCCGGTTCTACCGCAAATGTCACATCTTGAATCGCAGGGGTTGAGCCGTAAACCTTGCTCAACTGTTCAACTTCAATCATGCAAACTTCACTCCCAGGAGTTGTTCATTCCGATGGTCACCCTGATGCACAGCAAACTTCACTCACCTCAGCTTTGCCTTGTAGGTCAAGGCTCTAACGCCCCATTGAATGTAGCGCTTACTTGTGACAACCCAATGGCTCAGAGATGAAACTCAGTTGATGCAAGCCGACTCTTTCAACTCACTCTAGAAAGTAATGCGCCTTGCAGTCTGGCAGGATACCAAAATCTGGGATCAACTGCAATTCATTACAGTCTCAAGCGCTACCTGGAGAGCAATCCCGTCTGTCTGCTTCAGCCTACAGTGGCTGCTTCGCTGGCACGCCAATCGCCCTGGGAAATTCACTAGGCGTTTGCGCCACTTTGCGTAAGTAGAGGCAGTGCCGCATGCTATGGCTGATCGGGGTGCTACATTCCTCGATCGCCGCGATCGCTCCACCTAGCTGAGCCACCGCTGGGCGCAATGCTTCAGTTTCCTCAACAGTCCACTGACCGCGATAGAGCACCGCTTGTCCTTCCAATTTCAACAAGGGCAAGGCGTACTCAGCACAAACAGACGCTGACCCTACGGCTCGAATCAGCGCTAAATCATAAGCTTTCCGGTGCTCAGGCAACTGACCTACCTGTTCGGCTCGGTCTACTAAAGTTGTGATATTTTCCAGCCCCAACGTCGTTGCCAGCGTTTGCAGAAAAGTAACTTTTTTCTGAGTTGAATCTAGCAGTGTCACTTGCCAATCGGGACGAGCGATCGCCGCAGGAATACCCGGAAACCCGCCACCCGTGCCAATGTCAATAACATGAAAGGATGAGGGGGGAAGGAGGAGGGATGAATTTGGCTCTTCTTCATCCTTCATCCCTCCTCCTTCATCCTCCAAAAACGGTGCAAGGCCGCGTAATGAGTCCCACAGGTGCTTTTCCCAAAACTCGGTTGGCTCGGTAATGCGGGTGAGGTTTAACTGGCGGTTGCCGTCTAGGATGAGGTTGTAAAGCTGTTGCAACTGCTGCTGCTGGTGAGAGGTGGGCTGCCAATGGAGAGTTTCTTGCCAAACAGCGGCCATTTCCGGCAAATTCACGGTTTCAAGATCCAATTCAAGACCCAACATTAATTAATTTTGTACAACGGATTGAGGCGGCTTTGCCTTCATTTCTAGCATTTGGCGATCGGCAGGTTGCAATTCGCCGTGGTTGAGGGTCCAACAGCGGTCAGCGATCGCCAGCAAGTCACCCGCATCATGGGTCACAATCAACAAACTCCAATGGTCTTTGAGACGCGCCAATAAATTAACTAATTGCCGTCGCATCGACCAATCTAGCCCAGCCGTCGGTTCATCGAGCAATAATAAGTAGGGTTGCCGAATTAGTTGCACAGCCAGGGCTAGTCGTCGCTGTTGTCCACCACTCAGCGAATGAGGAGATGTGTGTAACGGCAAGTGCCCCAACCCCACCTCTGACAAAGCCTGATTTACCTTTTCTGTTCCTAGCTCTGGATGACCAAGACGCAGTTCTTCTAAAACGGTGGCTCCGCAAAAATGCCGTTCCGGAAACTGGAAGACAAGGCCACCGAGTTGTTGCAGATGCGCTGGCGTCAGTTCCTGCTCTCGCCATAGGATGTCACCTGAAGTCTTTTCCGCTAACCCCGCCAAAATTTCTAAAAGCGTGCTTTTTCCCGAACCACTGGGGCCGATGATCAAGCCCATTTGCTGGGGTGCTAGCTCTAAGTTGATTGATTTGAGGATAGCTGTAGGGGTAGCAGTCGGATGATAGAGCAGGTTTTTGAGATAGAGCATTAACGGTTTTACCAGCAAGGAGCAAAGTGACCAGCGAGGAGCAAATTAGCCATTGAACTGTGACAAATTCAGCCTGCCCACCGACCAGTCTAACTGGAACCCAAACCAAATGACTGCGTCAAGTTTATGCAGCTAGCTGAACCCCTAAGCGGTAGGCGATCGCACCTGAACAGGGCGCTTCTAAATCCTTGGTATCAACTGCATGAGCGATTTTGACTCATCGGTAGCCATCCTAGGCTTTAGCGCATTTGCAAGCAGAACGAATTTGAGGAACGTTTTGAGAGGCTCCATTATGACAAATATGCCGATTGCTTCTAGGAGTGTTGGGACTCCTGTCCACCCCTGCCCCTCTAGGATGCAACCCCAAAGCCGCCCTGGTTTCGCTTCCCGGCGGATCGTTTCTGCCATTGCGGGTACTGCGGCGATCGCCCTTAGCCTATGGGGCAATCCTGCCTTTGCAGGCGATCCCTTCCGTACCAATAGCCCACATGCAATTGGCAAGAATACGGAAGCTGCTTTCAAAGCAATTTTTGAGCAGGGCGATTACCAAGAAGCCAAAAAATATCTTTCTCAAGCTGAAGCCAATGAGCCACTCAGCTATGCCATGAAAGCGTCTTTAGCTTACATGGAAAAAGATTGGAATGCGCTCAAAACCAACGCGATCAAGACTCGTGAAACCGCTGAGCAGTTGCGTAAAACTGATCCCCTACGCGGCAATTTGTATGTGGCAGTGGGCGAATTTATGGAAGGCGCTTATATCGTCTCTCGTGAAGGCACAGTGCGAGGCACCCCGCAAGCCTTAAATAAGCTACAACGAGTTTTTCAGTCCTTGAATGCAGCGGAAAAGGTCAATTCTCAAGATCCAGAACTTAACTTAGTCAAAGGGTTTATGGATTTGATGTTGGCGGTTAACCTCCCCTTTGCCAATCCAGCCGATGCCGTGGAGCGATTAAACAAATACGCCCAGCCCCGCTACCTAGCTTATCGGGGGATTGCGATTGGCTATCGGGACTTGAACCAACCGACGAAAGCATTGGAGTTTGTAGATCAAGCCCTGAAGCTGACTCCTAACAACCCAGATCTGTACTACCTCAAAGCTCAAGTTTTAGTGAAGCAGGGCAAAAATCAGGAAAGCCTAGGATTCTTCCAAAAAGCCTTGGATAAAAACGCTCAACTGCCTCGCCAATTGCGAAACCAAATTGCCTATGAGCGTTGTCGCACTGAGTTCCGCATCGACCAAAAAGCGCGCCCTTGCGATGCCGAACTAAAAAAATAAGGCGCGAGCGCTCAGCTCAATAGTCACCCAAACTCACCCAATAAATCACTCAACAGAACTTCTCAGGTGCCACAGTGGCACCTTTTTTGTGGCCTAGTTGCTCTAGAAATGGCTGCTCTCAATACAGGGAGCTAAACTTGCTGCGGTATTCTGGAATGGCTTAGCTTGCAGATAGCGATCGCTTAAGCCACGCCCCACTCACTCGATTTTGAAACAAAATGCAAGTACAGTTTCGCGAGTTTGATCCCTTTAATGTCTGGATTTGGTTAGAGTTTAGCCTCAACCCCTCTGAAATGGAAAAACAGTACGTAGAGGAAATCATCAACTCCTGGTTTTTTCTGGGGAAGTTAGGCGGGTTTAATGCCGAAAACCTCCAGGTGCAAGACGTTGGCTTAGAAATCAGCTACATGAACTACAACCAAGATGCGGCTGAAGATAGCTTCATGGCCTTGATGCACAACGTCGGAGAAGTGG
This region of Trichocoleus desertorum NBK24 genomic DNA includes:
- a CDS encoding ABC transporter ATP-binding protein; translated protein: MIEVEQLSKVYGSTPAIQDVTFAVEPGEILGFLGPNGAGKTTTMRILTGYLPATSGSARVAGYDVHEDSMAVRQRIGYLPETPPLYPEMTVEGFLYFVARIKGVSAGDRSRQVQSAMERCSLVEKRKTLIRKLSKGFRQRVGIAQAIVHDPPAIILDEPTVGLDPRQIIEVRNLIKNLAGTHTVILSTHILPEVSMTCNRVAIINRGRVVATNSPENLMAQLNAGSGYELEVDGNVDTLQQLVQPISGVRLVEPIQVEEGADQASTPQRCRVRVVAEADSDPGGDIAAVIVGAGLGLYEMRRTKASLEDVFLQLTMTEDKALEPSAESEFESQTEAEPVIEDTPVVSSAVVSEPAESEEEA
- the rsmG gene encoding 16S rRNA (guanine(527)-N(7))-methyltransferase RsmG — its product is MLGLELDLETVNLPEMAAVWQETLHWQPTSHQQQQLQQLYNLILDGNRQLNLTRITEPTEFWEKHLWDSLRGLAPFLEDEGGGMKDEEEPNSSLLLPPSSFHVIDIGTGGGFPGIPAAIARPDWQVTLLDSTQKKVTFLQTLATTLGLENITTLVDRAEQVGQLPEHRKAYDLALIRAVGSASVCAEYALPLLKLEGQAVLYRGQWTVEETEALRPAVAQLGGAIAAIEECSTPISHSMRHCLYLRKVAQTPSEFPRAIGVPAKQPL
- a CDS encoding ABC transporter ATP-binding protein; the protein is MLYLKNLLYHPTATPTAILKSINLELAPQQMGLIIGPSGSGKSTLLEILAGLAEKTSGDILWREQELTPAHLQQLGGLVFQFPERHFCGATVLEELRLGHPELGTEKVNQALSEVGLGHLPLHTSPHSLSGGQQRRLALAVQLIRQPYLLLLDEPTAGLDWSMRRQLVNLLARLKDHWSLLIVTHDAGDLLAIADRCWTLNHGELQPADRQMLEMKAKPPQSVVQN
- a CDS encoding Sll0314/Alr1548 family TPR repeat-containing protein, whose protein sequence is MTNMPIASRSVGTPVHPCPSRMQPQSRPGFASRRIVSAIAGTAAIALSLWGNPAFAGDPFRTNSPHAIGKNTEAAFKAIFEQGDYQEAKKYLSQAEANEPLSYAMKASLAYMEKDWNALKTNAIKTRETAEQLRKTDPLRGNLYVAVGEFMEGAYIVSREGTVRGTPQALNKLQRVFQSLNAAEKVNSQDPELNLVKGFMDLMLAVNLPFANPADAVERLNKYAQPRYLAYRGIAIGYRDLNQPTKALEFVDQALKLTPNNPDLYYLKAQVLVKQGKNQESLGFFQKALDKNAQLPRQLRNQIAYERCRTEFRIDQKARPCDAELKK
- a CDS encoding DUF3531 family protein; amino-acid sequence: MQVQFREFDPFNVWIWLEFSLNPSEMEKQYVEEIINSWFFLGKLGGFNAENLQVQDVGLEISYMNYNQDAAEDSFMALMHNVGEVEYESNWARCWFDLGTSDAIALDVLINSLRQFSKDYVEIKTLIIGGENEDWAIPESRKREYSEYDDN